A window of Acidimicrobiales bacterium contains these coding sequences:
- a CDS encoding sugar transferase, producing the protein MSLLRAEPTMRTHQTPTHSPPNGGEAFVIRRLRRHGFRYLHVIDALTLYSLMVLITFARFGVEWPTYARSHYLVGFGVATAIHMTAYYFGGLYEYEQRLGLPPMLPKISLLTSLAILGTAAAGLATNRYLMPRGNLLALLGLATLAIAVSRFVARRFRSRRYGTSRILLVGNPDDISLARAHLADSGGDATVVGQTAVADGLLEQVGRVQATDVLLLSGDSLDLVYPSPLEQLAAGKVGVFYRISPSDTLLGLQRSRQIAGMPFVALRAQAVPNYRLRLKRMLEILVLLVLAPALLVLALCLSIYVRWRVGKGVFFRQERVGHRAKRFTMVKFRSMREDAEDHVGAVLADADDPRVVPGMRWLRESRLDELPQLWNVLKGEMSIVGPRPERPEFVEAFEELIPGYGRRHDLPPGITGLAQIRGHYQTDPGYKLGHDLQYVVNWSPVLDLQIMAETMLVMLRRSAR; encoded by the coding sequence ATGAGCCTGCTGCGGGCCGAGCCGACGATGCGGACACACCAGACTCCCACCCACAGCCCGCCGAACGGTGGCGAGGCGTTCGTCATCCGTCGGTTGCGACGGCACGGGTTCCGCTACCTCCATGTCATCGACGCGTTGACGCTCTACAGCCTGATGGTGCTGATCACCTTCGCCCGCTTCGGCGTCGAGTGGCCCACCTACGCACGTTCGCACTACCTCGTGGGCTTCGGCGTCGCGACGGCGATCCACATGACGGCGTACTACTTCGGTGGCTTGTACGAGTACGAGCAACGGCTCGGCCTTCCGCCCATGCTGCCCAAGATCAGCCTCCTGACATCGCTCGCGATCCTCGGCACCGCCGCCGCCGGCCTCGCCACGAATCGCTATCTGATGCCGCGCGGCAACCTGCTCGCGTTGCTCGGTCTCGCGACCCTCGCCATCGCCGTGAGTCGTTTCGTGGCCCGCCGGTTTCGCTCCCGCCGCTACGGGACCTCGCGCATTCTCCTCGTCGGCAACCCCGACGACATCTCGCTGGCGCGTGCCCATCTGGCCGATTCCGGCGGCGACGCCACGGTCGTCGGGCAGACCGCGGTCGCCGACGGACTGCTCGAGCAGGTGGGTCGGGTGCAGGCGACCGACGTCCTGCTGCTCAGCGGCGACTCACTCGATCTCGTCTATCCCAGCCCGCTCGAACAGCTGGCGGCGGGGAAGGTCGGCGTCTTCTACCGGATCTCGCCCTCGGACACCCTGCTCGGTCTGCAGCGCAGCCGCCAGATCGCCGGGATGCCCTTCGTGGCGCTGCGGGCCCAGGCGGTGCCCAATTATCGACTCCGCCTGAAGCGGATGCTCGAGATCCTCGTGCTGCTGGTGCTGGCCCCGGCGCTGCTCGTTCTCGCTCTCTGTCTGAGCATCTATGTGCGATGGCGCGTCGGAAAGGGTGTGTTCTTCCGCCAGGAACGGGTGGGACACCGCGCGAAACGGTTCACGATGGTGAAGTTCCGCTCGATGCGCGAGGACGCCGAGGACCACGTCGGTGCCGTGTTGGCCGACGCCGACGACCCCCGAGTGGTCCCGGGCATGAGATGGCTGCGCGAGAGTCGCCTCGACGAGTTGCCGCAGTTGTGGAACGTCCTGAAGGGTGAGATGTCCATCGTCGGTCCGCGACCCGAACGCCCCGAGTTCGTCGAGGCGTTCGAGGAGCTGATCCCCGGCTACGGGCGGCGTCACGACCTGCCGCCGGGCATCACCGGCCTGGCCCAGATTCGGGGGCACTATCAGACCGATCCCGGCTACAAGCTCGGCCACGACCTCCAGTACGTCGTCAACTGGTCGCCGGTGCTCGACCTCCAGATCATGGCCGAGACCATGCTCGTGATGCTGCGACGGTCGGCCCGTTGA
- a CDS encoding polysaccharide pyruvyl transferase family protein: protein MSSPAASSTVEPRILVSGWAGAGNVGDELLTRAMVQRLRSAGACPVIASRQPARTSALHGVESVPWGPRGWSTVASMDGVCLGPGGILQDSSSVWSLPGHLAVVLAARRRGIPIAAIGVGAEPLRRQSSRSLLRHALRDATVITRDEASTAALAAAGVTATTGADVVFGLDLPTVEPAAEILVSVGGAVGPGVVSPASRRIEAPPIDAIAGALDRLAVALGARVVLSRFRGARDADIANELAATLVTDAEVLADDVDEHVRRVMGARLVVGSRYHPIVLAARAGVPALVVSDQAKVRSLAQQLHDCGVRLVPSWDLVTASSVPLAPAVGTVLPGVTTAHESIEALVVAAGAARGNRRRG from the coding sequence GTGTCCAGCCCCGCCGCATCCTCGACTGTCGAGCCCCGGATTCTGGTGTCCGGCTGGGCGGGCGCGGGCAACGTCGGCGATGAACTGCTCACCCGCGCGATGGTCCAGCGGTTGCGATCGGCGGGCGCGTGCCCGGTCATCGCCTCTCGACAGCCGGCCCGCACGAGCGCGCTGCACGGCGTCGAGTCGGTCCCCTGGGGGCCGCGGGGATGGTCGACGGTCGCCTCGATGGACGGAGTCTGTCTCGGACCCGGCGGCATTCTCCAGGACTCCTCGAGTGTGTGGAGCCTCCCCGGACACCTCGCCGTGGTGCTGGCGGCGCGGCGCCGGGGAATCCCGATCGCGGCGATCGGCGTCGGCGCCGAGCCGCTTCGTCGGCAATCCTCGCGATCGCTCCTCCGGCACGCGTTGCGCGACGCGACGGTGATCACCCGGGACGAGGCATCGACGGCCGCCCTGGCCGCCGCCGGCGTCACCGCGACGACGGGCGCCGACGTGGTCTTCGGGCTCGACCTGCCCACGGTCGAGCCGGCAGCAGAGATCCTGGTGAGCGTCGGGGGCGCCGTCGGTCCCGGCGTGGTCAGTCCGGCGTCGCGACGGATCGAGGCGCCGCCGATCGATGCGATCGCCGGCGCGCTGGATCGGTTGGCGGTGGCGCTCGGTGCCCGGGTGGTTCTGTCCCGGTTTCGGGGCGCGCGCGACGCCGACATCGCCAACGAGCTCGCGGCGACTCTCGTCACCGATGCCGAGGTGTTGGCGGACGACGTCGACGAGCACGTCCGCCGGGTGATGGGCGCCCGGTTGGTGGTCGGCTCGCGCTATCACCCGATCGTGTTGGCCGCTCGGGCCGGCGTGCCGGCGCTGGTGGTGTCCGACCAGGCGAAGGTCCGTAGTTTGGCCCAACAGCTGCACGACTGCGGTGTGCGGCTGGTTCCATCATGGGACCTGGTGACCGCGTCGTCGGTGCCGCTCGCGCCCGCCGTGGGCACGGTTCTTCCCGGTGTGACGACGGCCCACGAGTCGATCGAGGCGCTCGTGGTGGCGGCCGGTGCCGCCCGCGGCAACCGACGTCGCGGTTAG
- a CDS encoding glycosyltransferase family 2 protein, whose translation MASTVQPRLSVVMPCYNETATIDEIVKRVLASPHTAELIIVDDGSTDGTRDRLATFDDERVRVVLQPENRGKGAAIRRGFEEARSEFVIVQDADLEYDPVDYDLVLEPLLSGAADVVYGSRFQSSRPRRVLYFWHSVGNRMLTLLSNMFTDLNLTDMETCFKAFRTEVVKSLDLTEDRFGIEPEITAKVAAGGWSVWEVGISYSGRTYADGKKINWRDGVAAVRCIVKYGVETRRSRPSHLRG comes from the coding sequence ATGGCGAGCACCGTTCAACCCCGACTCTCCGTCGTGATGCCCTGCTACAACGAGACCGCCACGATCGACGAGATCGTGAAACGGGTCCTCGCGAGCCCCCACACGGCCGAGCTGATCATCGTCGACGACGGTTCGACCGATGGCACGCGAGACCGGCTCGCCACCTTCGACGACGAGCGGGTCCGCGTCGTTCTCCAACCCGAGAATCGGGGGAAGGGCGCGGCGATCCGTCGCGGGTTCGAGGAAGCCCGGAGCGAGTTCGTGATCGTGCAGGACGCCGACCTCGAATACGACCCCGTCGACTACGACCTGGTGCTCGAACCGCTGCTCAGCGGGGCCGCCGACGTGGTCTACGGCAGCCGTTTCCAATCGAGCCGACCGCGCCGGGTGCTCTACTTCTGGCACTCGGTCGGCAATCGGATGCTCACGTTGCTGTCCAACATGTTCACCGACCTGAACCTCACCGACATGGAGACGTGCTTCAAGGCGTTCCGCACCGAGGTCGTGAAGAGCCTCGATCTCACCGAGGACCGCTTCGGCATCGAGCCCGAGATCACCGCCAAGGTCGCCGCCGGAGGTTGGAGCGTGTGGGAGGTCGGCATCTCCTATTCCGGACGCACCTACGCCGACGGCAAGAAGATCAACTGGCGCGACGGCGTCGCTGCGGTGCGCTGCATCGTGAAGTACGGCGTCGAGACGCGTCGCAGTCGCCCGAGCCATCTGCGCGGCTAG